The proteins below are encoded in one region of Methanofollis aquaemaris:
- a CDS encoding PAS domain S-box protein gives MNPYPEEISRILDRLKANPRGMSVSDLSRGLGVNRNTVSRYLDMLLIAGELEMRTYGKAKVFYLSQRVPLSAVINLSADGVFVLNHEFTVVQANDRVLEVVQATRDEVVGKPLGESRLSAFDHPLIRGRIEAALEGQDVVEEVRFLRADGELFFRMKVLSTVFNDGSPGITILLEDITEQKRSEEALREGEAKFRALVEDINDIIWNIDEAWTFVYVSPKSFDLLGYAPEEVEGHNIMDFVPPAEHEKVKKRLEEHLHSKKPFSMVSIPMMHRNGGRIVFEASGTPNFDEIGCFAGYRMVARDVTERQQAERRMRGWKSFLHSIVQNIPDMVFVKEVREGTYVFFNRAAEEFAGMCSKEFTGKRDEEIFPPHLVPFMSCGEEEVRKRMVPYECPETAVTLKGREKHFLQVKKIPISGGDGELKYILSIICDITTHVRADLLLREQRDLALALGSATGLGEALSLCLKTSLQVSGMEAGVVFAVDETTGDLILVGASGLSEKFSEAMARVPAGPAVGPFLEGEVKSCPGVVLATTDPALGPFADETLAVVASRPIMCQGLPVAVLVVASRHHAVVPAYATHALETVAAQVSNVIGRIHAQERVRMERDRAERYLEVAGVMIAVIRTDGTIERMNRMGCRILGYREDELVGKNWFATLVPASLRERFEGNFRRLMEGVVVPPEEETTPVITRDGREVEVLWHNTIVRDETGCITGLVSSGDVTGP, from the coding sequence ATGAACCCCTATCCTGAAGAGATCTCCCGGATCCTGGACCGACTGAAGGCGAATCCGCGTGGCATGTCGGTCAGCGATCTCTCAAGGGGCCTCGGGGTCAACAGAAACACCGTCTCCAGATATCTTGATATGCTCCTCATCGCCGGTGAGTTGGAGATGCGCACCTATGGCAAGGCCAAGGTCTTCTATCTCTCCCAGCGCGTCCCCCTCTCGGCGGTGATCAACCTCTCCGCGGATGGTGTCTTCGTCCTCAACCATGAATTCACCGTTGTCCAGGCCAACGACCGTGTCCTTGAGGTCGTTCAGGCCACCCGGGATGAAGTGGTCGGAAAACCCCTGGGTGAGTCCCGCCTCTCAGCCTTTGATCACCCCCTGATCCGGGGCCGTATCGAGGCCGCCCTCGAAGGGCAGGATGTCGTCGAGGAGGTCCGGTTTCTCAGGGCTGATGGCGAACTCTTCTTCAGGATGAAAGTCCTTTCGACTGTCTTCAATGACGGCAGTCCGGGAATCACCATTCTTCTCGAAGACATCACCGAGCAGAAGCGTTCAGAAGAGGCACTCAGGGAGGGAGAAGCGAAGTTCAGGGCCCTTGTCGAGGACATCAACGACATCATCTGGAATATAGACGAGGCCTGGACCTTTGTCTATGTCAGCCCGAAGAGTTTTGACCTTCTTGGCTATGCTCCTGAAGAAGTCGAAGGGCACAATATCATGGACTTCGTCCCTCCGGCAGAGCATGAGAAGGTGAAAAAACGTCTCGAAGAACATCTCCATTCGAAGAAGCCCTTTTCCATGGTTTCAATTCCGATGATGCATCGGAATGGTGGCAGGATCGTCTTTGAAGCGAGCGGCACTCCCAATTTTGATGAGATAGGGTGTTTTGCCGGTTATCGGATGGTGGCCAGGGATGTCACCGAGCGACAGCAGGCAGAACGGCGCATGCGAGGTTGGAAGTCGTTTCTCCATTCGATCGTCCAGAACATCCCTGATATGGTCTTTGTCAAAGAGGTCAGAGAAGGAACCTATGTCTTCTTCAATCGGGCGGCTGAGGAATTTGCGGGGATGTGCTCGAAAGAGTTCACCGGGAAGAGAGACGAGGAGATCTTCCCCCCTCACCTCGTTCCTTTCATGTCCTGCGGGGAGGAAGAGGTCCGAAAGCGGATGGTCCCTTATGAATGCCCTGAGACTGCGGTCACCCTCAAAGGGAGAGAAAAACATTTCCTTCAGGTCAAGAAGATCCCGATCTCAGGTGGGGACGGCGAGTTAAAGTATATCCTCTCCATCATCTGCGACATCACAACTCATGTAAGGGCCGATCTCCTCCTGCGCGAGCAGCGAGACCTTGCTCTGGCTCTGGGATCGGCGACGGGCCTTGGTGAGGCTCTCTCTCTCTGCCTCAAGACCTCTCTTCAGGTGTCAGGAATGGAGGCCGGTGTTGTCTTTGCGGTCGACGAGACAACTGGTGACCTGATTCTTGTCGGTGCGTCCGGTCTCTCCGAAAAATTCTCTGAAGCAATGGCCAGGGTTCCTGCGGGTCCGGCGGTGGGTCCTTTCCTTGAGGGAGAGGTGAAATCCTGTCCTGGTGTCGTGCTTGCGACAACCGATCCGGCACTTGGTCCTTTTGCAGATGAGACACTTGCTGTCGTGGCTTCCAGGCCGATCATGTGTCAGGGTCTGCCGGTTGCAGTCCTGGTTGTAGCATCCCGTCACCATGCTGTGGTCCCGGCCTACGCCACGCATGCCCTTGAGACGGTCGCCGCGCAGGTCAGTAATGTGATCGGCCGCATCCATGCCCAGGAAAGAGTGCGAATGGAGCGTGACCGGGCCGAGCGCTACCTCGAGGTGGCCGGGGTGATGATCGCGGTGATCAGAACCGATGGGACGATCGAGCGGATGAATCGGATGGGGTGCCGGATCCTCGGGTACCGTGAAGATGAACTTGTGGGGAAGAATTGGTTTGCAACTCTCGTCCCGGCCTCCCTCAGGGAGAGGTTTGAAGGAAATTTCAGACGGTTGATGGAGGGGGTCGTCGTCCCACCCGAGGAAGAGACCACCCCTGTCATCACCAGAGATGGGCGTGAGGTGGAGGTTCTCTGGCACAATACCATCGTGCGGGATGAGACCGGGTGTATCACCGGTCTCGTCTCCTCGGGGGATGTCACCGGCCCGTAA
- a CDS encoding nucleoside 2-deoxyribosyltransferase has translation MYVLCAPCVLDSSLRAEGITGPADLEAFRRVLERCRRFGIEVVPLPCPETAYLGRPRPPSTFVERLDTPDFCAVLDRMEEEVWRVIAARGPPLCIVGVDSSPCCGVNRTWYDARVPGRGAFLSRFPEIEAVDVYDFARYHIYFAAPLFSEAERAFNRQVRDLLEEHRYEVYLPQEAGDDGAVCDMGGRRQIFERHVEVLRGVDLVLAVVDGADADSGTSWEMGYAAGRGIPAVALRTDFRRAGPCEHVNLMLEESAEVVTDTADLVAAVRRTLVSGASNEGEESRPL, from the coding sequence ATGTATGTCCTCTGCGCACCATGCGTCCTCGACTCCTCCCTCCGTGCCGAGGGGATCACCGGGCCCGCAGATCTCGAAGCCTTCAGGAGAGTGCTGGAGCGCTGCCGACGCTTCGGGATTGAGGTCGTCCCTCTCCCCTGTCCTGAGACCGCCTACCTGGGGCGCCCCCGTCCGCCCTCGACCTTCGTGGAGCGCCTCGATACCCCGGACTTTTGCGCCGTCCTCGACCGGATGGAAGAGGAGGTGTGGAGGGTCATCGCCGCTCGCGGTCCCCCCCTCTGTATCGTCGGCGTCGACTCCTCCCCTTGTTGCGGGGTGAACCGGACCTGGTACGATGCGCGGGTTCCTGGACGCGGTGCCTTCCTCTCCAGGTTCCCTGAGATCGAGGCGGTCGATGTCTACGACTTCGCGCGTTACCATATCTACTTTGCCGCGCCCCTCTTCTCCGAGGCCGAGCGGGCGTTCAACCGGCAGGTGCGCGACCTCCTTGAGGAGCACCGCTACGAGGTCTATCTCCCGCAGGAGGCGGGGGACGACGGGGCGGTTTGCGATATGGGCGGTCGCCGGCAAATCTTCGAGCGCCATGTGGAGGTTCTTCGCGGTGTCGATCTCGTCCTTGCGGTCGTGGACGGTGCGGATGCCGATTCGGGAACTTCGTGGGAGATGGGGTATGCGGCCGGGCGCGGCATCCCGGCCGTGGCCCTGAGAACTGATTTCCGCCGGGCCGGACCCTGCGAACATGTCAACCTGATGCTCGAAGAGTCGGCCGAGGTGGTGACCGACACCGCCGACCTGGTCGCGGCGGTGCGGCGCACTCTCGTCTCAGGCGCCTCTAATGAGGGTGAAGAGTCTCGCCCGCTCTGA
- a CDS encoding tetratricopeptide repeat protein — protein MEITVARSFFWEHIWATLWEENDADPEESALLHLFLIRRGRDIGFAAHVATEAFSDEQAKKKFREALSRALSRDVPELAGKERTDYFWHCYIEKLERGDLRGARMMETALAAGVGTDDGYLAPPVPAGESPGMRCWTQQEKAIVTHLARWSDLYFEAPFFTDFPKTQIIPAELETASFTFVTLGKLLGGAIPPGGAESFEKYVDDAAASIALFWFIGMKRKEQIALLNTTYPFSIEEETLDAFVDLFDDYETLLEDATDLVRRGFGEEARTVYAYIILHDRNPIHRHAAYTNLAVLFRDDDETGRAVECAERALSVLEAGADPDPHLLALARKDVGETNFLDGNIESAGIAISSAIRAAEDLPPEQAAPLLWGIASSLRRIGQFEDEYAVLTRVLDLEDTGEAMDAAMERLFSMDQYAKPNGTFDRKGLFEVEKRRKYLDYFGKGAALLQTFQFERAITCFEAALSLSRDPELLRNTGIAHRLYGSPEKARTLLEEVLEGCSDDLYALVHLGLLVGGDRGRDRIRTAVDEAVRQGADLALVLYPVVQHAAFSPEDGIITKIERYADLPTQEGKRSLFYLGVGTALADLGFQQEANTCYRRALKANPPAPVRARVLRNIGALAADGDEYERAASLLGQALLAAPRDPTVWHRLSRVRTALGDAGGAAEAAREAARLAPTDETYQQEKVLRAAKEEVPPPAPEDPIAAELITAGERLIEHQAGVPAALRAYAAAAARLGLDPDEQTREGNALSERARLFTLIRGA, from the coding sequence ATGGAGATCACCGTTGCACGCAGCTTCTTCTGGGAGCATATTTGGGCCACCCTCTGGGAAGAGAACGACGCGGACCCCGAGGAGTCAGCACTCCTTCATCTCTTTCTCATCAGACGGGGGCGTGACATTGGTTTTGCTGCCCATGTCGCCACAGAGGCATTCTCGGATGAACAAGCGAAGAAGAAGTTCAGAGAAGCACTTTCGAGGGCACTCTCCAGAGATGTCCCGGAACTCGCAGGGAAGGAGCGAACAGACTATTTCTGGCATTGTTATATCGAGAAACTCGAGAGAGGAGACCTCCGCGGCGCACGGATGATGGAGACGGCCCTTGCCGCAGGCGTCGGGACCGATGACGGCTATCTTGCCCCACCGGTCCCGGCAGGGGAATCTCCGGGGATGCGGTGCTGGACACAGCAGGAGAAGGCGATCGTGACCCACCTGGCCAGGTGGTCAGACCTCTACTTCGAGGCGCCTTTCTTCACCGACTTTCCGAAGACCCAGATCATCCCGGCAGAACTTGAAACCGCCTCATTTACCTTCGTCACCCTTGGAAAATTGCTCGGAGGTGCGATACCACCAGGCGGTGCAGAATCATTCGAGAAGTATGTCGACGACGCAGCGGCAAGTATCGCCCTCTTCTGGTTTATCGGGATGAAGAGAAAGGAACAGATCGCTCTTCTCAACACCACATATCCTTTCTCTATCGAGGAAGAGACTCTGGATGCTTTCGTCGACCTTTTTGACGACTATGAAACGCTCCTTGAGGATGCCACCGATCTGGTCAGGCGAGGGTTTGGCGAAGAGGCCAGGACGGTTTACGCCTATATCATCCTCCATGATCGGAACCCGATCCATAGACACGCGGCATACACAAACCTGGCCGTACTCTTCAGAGATGATGACGAAACCGGCAGGGCGGTCGAATGTGCGGAACGGGCCCTCTCCGTCCTGGAGGCCGGAGCAGATCCTGATCCGCATCTTCTCGCTCTCGCCAGAAAAGACGTCGGAGAGACCAATTTTCTGGACGGAAATATCGAGAGCGCAGGAATTGCCATCTCCTCAGCCATCCGGGCGGCAGAAGATCTCCCCCCTGAACAGGCCGCCCCGCTCCTCTGGGGAATCGCCTCATCCCTGCGGCGGATCGGACAATTTGAAGACGAGTACGCTGTTCTGACCAGGGTTCTGGATCTTGAAGATACCGGTGAGGCCATGGACGCCGCCATGGAGAGACTCTTCTCTATGGACCAATACGCTAAGCCGAACGGCACCTTCGACCGGAAAGGGCTGTTCGAAGTCGAGAAGAGACGTAAATATCTCGATTATTTCGGGAAAGGAGCTGCACTTCTCCAGACCTTCCAGTTCGAGCGGGCGATCACATGCTTTGAGGCGGCGCTCTCCCTCTCCAGGGACCCCGAACTCCTCAGGAACACCGGGATCGCCCACCGCCTCTATGGTTCGCCCGAGAAGGCCCGGACCCTCCTGGAGGAGGTGCTCGAGGGTTGCTCGGACGACCTCTATGCCCTTGTCCACCTTGGCCTCCTCGTCGGCGGGGATAGAGGAAGAGATCGGATCAGAACGGCGGTGGACGAGGCTGTCAGGCAGGGTGCCGACCTCGCCCTGGTGCTTTACCCGGTGGTGCAACATGCCGCCTTCAGCCCGGAGGACGGGATCATCACCAAGATTGAGCGATACGCCGACCTTCCGACACAGGAGGGGAAGCGCAGTCTCTTCTACCTCGGGGTCGGCACCGCCCTCGCTGACCTGGGCTTTCAGCAGGAGGCAAACACCTGCTACCGCCGCGCCCTGAAGGCGAACCCACCCGCACCGGTGCGGGCGCGGGTGCTCAGGAACATAGGTGCCCTGGCCGCCGACGGGGACGAATATGAGCGCGCCGCCTCGCTCCTCGGGCAGGCCCTCCTGGCTGCCCCCAGAGATCCGACGGTCTGGCACCGCCTCTCCCGCGTCAGGACGGCCCTCGGCGATGCAGGCGGGGCGGCCGAAGCAGCAAGAGAGGCCGCACGCCTTGCCCCGACAGACGAAACATATCAGCAGGAGAAGGTCCTCAGGGCCGCAAAAGAAGAGGTGCCACCTCCGGCGCCGGAGGATCCAATCGCAGCAGAACTCATCACCGCAGGCGAACGTCTGATCGAGCACCAGGCAGGGGTACCGGCCGCGCTCAGGGCCTATGCAGCCGCCGCCGCCCGACTCGGCCTCGACCCGGATGAGCAGACCCGCGAAGGGAACGCCCTCTCAGAGCGGGCGAGACTCTTCACCCTCATTAGAGGCGCCTGA
- a CDS encoding small ribosomal subunit Rsm22 family protein codes for MTRPSDPLLLSPEGARKQEVFFSAPRVPRRLERLIEEYIGRKTGKAWDDRVVLERIRAAVVAQKGQYWARGRRREISYEKGYNVFAYLAYHTPVYLVQTELLLHRLVTEGLLPRHLRVLDVGCGPGVVSAAVVDYFGRLEGATAEVTGLDRSEENLEAYAAIVRPYAGHKGVVSVRDPVMADLCNPPEDVLTGSFDLIVFSNVLNELRGLGSEEKADLVAGYARFLSPEGSILLAEPAEKETSTGLREVQRALVGSGMTVYAPCTYLWGAPCQPERCWTFESGPEIRPPRLMEALVAGKEGYRFRNTDIKVSYAVLRADGLTRWGDLERPAKSAHLGALSSHVGRQVNLCAARMSGEIGDEKRHVVKICDGTTKKPVYAVLPEYAMNEENASLLTAEYGDLLFFANVKVKYNKEVDTYSVIVGKKTTVTPLGRGNDP; via the coding sequence ATGACGCGACCCTCTGACCCACTTCTCCTTTCTCCTGAGGGGGCCAGGAAACAGGAGGTCTTTTTTTCGGCTCCACGGGTGCCGAGACGGCTTGAACGGTTGATCGAAGAATACATCGGCAGAAAAACCGGGAAGGCCTGGGACGACAGGGTCGTCCTCGAACGGATCAGGGCGGCGGTCGTCGCCCAGAAAGGGCAGTACTGGGCTCGGGGCCGACGGCGGGAGATCTCGTACGAGAAGGGCTATAATGTCTTCGCCTATCTGGCCTATCACACCCCGGTCTACCTTGTCCAGACCGAACTTCTCCTTCACCGTCTCGTGACCGAGGGGCTCCTTCCCCGCCATCTGAGGGTACTCGATGTGGGATGCGGTCCGGGCGTCGTCTCGGCCGCGGTCGTTGATTATTTCGGGAGACTTGAAGGAGCGACCGCTGAGGTCACCGGTCTTGACCGGTCTGAGGAAAACCTTGAGGCTTACGCGGCGATTGTCAGGCCATATGCCGGACACAAAGGGGTGGTTTCAGTCAGGGATCCGGTCATGGCCGACCTCTGTAACCCGCCTGAGGACGTCCTCACGGGCTCTTTCGACCTCATCGTATTTTCCAATGTCCTCAATGAACTCCGGGGCCTTGGATCGGAGGAAAAAGCTGATCTTGTTGCCGGATATGCCCGATTCCTCTCCCCGGAGGGATCGATTCTCCTCGCCGAGCCCGCCGAGAAAGAGACCTCGACCGGCCTGCGCGAGGTGCAGCGCGCCCTCGTCGGCAGCGGGATGACAGTCTATGCCCCCTGCACCTATCTCTGGGGTGCCCCCTGCCAGCCCGAACGTTGCTGGACCTTCGAGAGCGGCCCGGAGATCAGACCCCCAAGACTCATGGAGGCCCTTGTCGCCGGAAAAGAAGGGTATCGGTTCAGGAACACCGATATCAAGGTCTCGTATGCCGTGCTGCGCGCTGACGGCCTCACGCGCTGGGGAGATCTGGAGAGACCGGCGAAGTCGGCCCATCTCGGTGCCCTCTCCTCTCATGTCGGCAGGCAGGTCAACCTCTGTGCCGCCAGGATGTCGGGGGAGATCGGGGACGAGAAACGACATGTAGTCAAGATCTGTGACGGGACGACGAAGAAACCGGTGTATGCCGTCCTTCCGGAGTATGCCATGAACGAAGAGAATGCGTCTCTCCTGACTGCAGAATATGGGGATCTTCTCTTCTTCGCTAATGTAAAGGTGAAGTACAACAAGGAAGTCGACACCTATTCGGTGATCGTCGGAAAGAAGACGACGGTCACCCCTCTTGGCAGAGGGAACGACCCATGA